Part of the Pedobacter roseus genome is shown below.
CCTATCGATAAAATTAACTTCATAGCGCTGGTTTTCAAACCAGCGCGTACCCCAAATCAAACTCATAGAAAATTAAATCTGTAGTTTAACAGTCATAAATTCCGTTTTATCATTATTGTTAAAATATTCAGATCTTCCAAAAATAAGAGCCATTTTTGTGTATTTTATTGTTTAACCATTTAAAAAAGGTTATAAATTCTCTAAACGGGCAAAAAAGCATCCGTAATATTCAGTTTGTGGTTATAAATTAGCTCTTTATGCACTAAACCACGATTTTCAGAATGGAAAAATGAATTTCAACTTCATTTAAACTTCATAAATCTGTATTTATTTCGCTATCGAATTAAATCGTTGAGTAACCATCATTTATTGAATTCAATTCGTCTCCGCACCGCGGTTGCAGATTGCTTTTCTAAAAAAAAGACTCCTCAACGAAACTAGTTAGAGAAAAAAATAAATCAGATTAAACCATTTAAGGAAAAAAAATGAAAAGAGTTCTCATGTGCTTAGGCTTGTGTACTTTACTTTACGTAACGGGTTGTACCTCGAAAAAAGAAGAAAAAGAAGAAGTAGCTACTTATGCGGTAACCACGCCGCTGAGAATGGATACTTCGTTTACCAAGGAATATGTTTCGCAGATTAAATCTGTTCGGAATATCGAAGTTAGGGCCCAGGAAAAGGGCTATCTCCAAAATATTTATGTAGATGAAGGTCAGCATGTAAAAGCAGGTCAGTTGTTGTTTAAAATTATGCCGAAAGCAGCCCAGTCTGAATTGTTAAAGGCACAGGCTGAAACCAAATCTGCACAAATTGAACTGGAAAACACCAAATTACTGTCTGATAAAAACATTGTTTCCAAAAACGAACTGGCGATGGCCAAAGCAAAACTGCAATCTGCAAATGCTGAAACCTCACTGGCAAAATTCCATTTATCCAATACCGAAATCAGGGCACCGTTTGATGGTACCATCGATCGTATTCCTTTAAAACTGGGTAGTTTGGTTGATGAAGGTGCTTTGTTAACCAGCCTTTCAGATAACAGCCAGGTTTTTGCTTACTTCAACGTATCGGAACCTGAATATTTAAACTATCAGAGTGCTGCAAAAGCAAAAGGACAGCAAGAAGTTAGTTTATTACTGGCCAATAACGAACTGCTAAAATCGAAAGGTAAAGTGGAGGTAATTGAAAGTGAATTTGATAACGAGACCGGAAACATTGCTTTCAGGGCAAGGTTTAACAATTCTGATAACCTGCTTAGAAACGGCGAAACTGGTAAAATCCAGATGGTTGTTCCCTTGAAAAATGCAATTGTTATCCCACAGAAAGCAACTTACGATATTCAGGATAAAACTTATGTTTTCGTAATCGATAAAAACAATAAAGTGCACTCCAGGGCCATTACCATTGCAGGCGAGCTGCCGGATTTATACATTATCGGCGACGGAATCACCGTAGAAGATAAGATCTTACTTGAAGGTGTACAGAAAGTTAAAGACGATGATAAAATCGCCTTTAAATTCCAGCAGCCTCAGGATGTGATGAAACAATTGAGATTGAAAACAGAATAATCTAAACCCCTCCATACTTATTTTATGTTTAGTAAATTCATACAAAGGCCCGTCCTTTCTATCGTAATATCGCTTATTATTGTGTTTCTTGGGGTATTAGCCATCAGCTACCTGCCAGTAACACAATTCCCATCCATTTCTCCGCCTAAAGTGAATATTACGGCAGAGTATCCTGGGGCAAACAACGAGTTATTAATTAAATCGGTGGTTATTCCGCTCGAGCGTGCACTTAACGGTGTACCAGGGATGAAATATATTGCTTCTGATGCCGGTAACGATGGTGAAGCATCAATTCAGGTAGTATTTAACCTGGGTACCGATCCCAATCAGGCTTCGCTTAACGTACAGAACCGTGTAGCGGCCGTTACCAATAAACTTCCGCCTTTAGTGGTTCGCGAAGGGGTGAAAATCACACGCGAGGAATCTAACATGTTGATGTACATCAACTTGTATAGTAAAGATCCTAAAATGAACCAGAACTTCCTGTACAACTATGCCGATATCAACTTGCTTTCGGAGTTGAAAAGGGTTGATGGGGTAGGTTTTGCCGATATTTTGGGTGACAGGGATTACGCCATGCGTATCTGGCTTAAACCAGACCGTATGCAGGCATATAAAATCTCTGTTGATGAGGTAATGAAATCGCTTGATGAGCAAAGTTTAGAAGCCTCTCCGGGTAAAACAGGAGAGAGTTCTGGTAAACGTTCGCAGGCTTTCGAATATGTATTAAAATATTCAGGTCGTTTTAATACCAAAGAGGGATATGAAAATATAGTGGTTAGGGCAACTCCCAATGGAGAATTGCTTCGCTTAAAAGATATCGCTGATGTCGATTTTAGTGCTTCTGCCTACAATTTGTACTCTACCTTAAACGGAAAAGCATCTGCTGCGATTGTTTTGAAACAATCTTACGGCAGTAACGCCAGTCAGGTAATTAAAGATGTTAAAGCCAAAATGGCTGAGATTAAATCGGCATCATTTCCAAAAGGTTTAGATTACGAAATCAGTTACGACGTTTCTAAATTCCTGGATGCATCAATCGAAAAGGTAATCCACACTTTGGTAGAAGCTTTTATTCTGGTAGGTTTAGTGGTATTCTTATTCCTTGGCGACTGGCGTTCAACCCTTATTCCAGCGATTGCTGTACCCGTATCCTTAATCGGAACCTTTGTGTTTATGCAGTTCTTCGGTATCACACTCAACTTAATTACCTTATTTGCTTTGGTATTGGCCATCGGGGTGGTGGTAGATGATGCAATTGTGGTAATTGAAGCGGTGCACGCCAAGATGGAGCACGACAGGCACCTTTCGGTATTAAAGGCCACGCAACAGGCCATGAAAGAAATTGGTGGGGCAATTATTGCGATTACCTTCTTAATGGCTTCGGTATTTATTCCGGTCGCATTTATGTCGGGTCCGGTGGGTATTTTCTACCGTCAGTTCTCCATTACCATGGCAACGGCCATTATCCTTTCGGGTATTGTGGCTTTAACGCTTACGCCGGCATTGTGTGCCATTATGTTGAAGAACAATCACGGTTCTACCAAAAAGAAAACCATTATTGACCGTTTCTTAGATGGTTTTAATAATGG
Proteins encoded:
- a CDS encoding efflux RND transporter periplasmic adaptor subunit gives rise to the protein MKRVLMCLGLCTLLYVTGCTSKKEEKEEVATYAVTTPLRMDTSFTKEYVSQIKSVRNIEVRAQEKGYLQNIYVDEGQHVKAGQLLFKIMPKAAQSELLKAQAETKSAQIELENTKLLSDKNIVSKNELAMAKAKLQSANAETSLAKFHLSNTEIRAPFDGTIDRIPLKLGSLVDEGALLTSLSDNSQVFAYFNVSEPEYLNYQSAAKAKGQQEVSLLLANNELLKSKGKVEVIESEFDNETGNIAFRARFNNSDNLLRNGETGKIQMVVPLKNAIVIPQKATYDIQDKTYVFVIDKNNKVHSRAITIAGELPDLYIIGDGITVEDKILLEGVQKVKDDDKIAFKFQQPQDVMKQLRLKTE